In Silene latifolia isolate original U9 population chromosome X, ASM4854445v1, whole genome shotgun sequence, the following proteins share a genomic window:
- the LOC141619196 gene encoding ferredoxin C 1, chloroplastic: MASLPFTPPSPLTLTTPKQPKTKPHSTPYPHFPRPVSRQQSLTSLICSYKVVIEHDGETTELEVDPDESILSKALDSGLDIPHDCKLGVCMTCPAKLIKGSVDQSEGMLSDDVIERGYALMCVAYPLSDCTVQVIPEEELLSLQLATAND, translated from the coding sequence ATGGCTTCCCTACCCTTCACTCCACCATCTCCATTAACACTCACAACCCCAAAACAACCCAAAACCAAACCCCACTCCACTCCCTATCCACACTTTCCTCGACCCGTATCGCGACAACAATCATTAACCTCCCTCATATGCTCATACAAAGTGGTGATTGAGCATGATGGTGAGACAACAGAGCTGGAGGTAGACCCAGATGAGAGCATTCTGTCGAAAGCGCTCGATAGCGGCCTCGACATTCCACATGACTGTAAGCTTGGTGTATGTATGACTTGCCCAGCTAAGCTTATAAAAGGAAGTGTTGATCAAAGTGAAGGAATGCTTAGTGATGATGTTATTGAaaggggttatgctcttatgtgtGTTGCTTATCCTCTTTCTGATTGTACTGTTCAAGTTATTCCTGAAGAGGAATTACTGTCTCTTCAACTTGCTACTGCTAATGACTAA